A genomic window from Lasioglossum baleicum chromosome 7, iyLasBale1, whole genome shotgun sequence includes:
- the Sano gene encoding CABIT domain-containing protein serrano, translating to MAATDGQIVVAAARWAEEATYLREFVSKYRLPAVIKITKGQYGGLGVPTLPAPSLQSTALLVSAGRRRKIVAQAVKIKEGRRVVGVGPRLAIPDSYAGYFEILSEEGRAVRGIESVSELCRRCPEEGALVRETVRGIACRVDDDTGMVVPEGTRTLAAGETIVTAGEVSLPGRGRFLRCVDCRGESVLLGMEQRGRFSALAREDNISGVHTARALLSKRLPLTVRLVHGQPPRGLKSSSQFVPELRLLSTFEEEHVFALPLQREGAAVALPLAAPLKLVKARNEEALRSMQEFTRLVERASRLVADVADRAHVLDGRLGESKPSRQTRSGAGFLRRSSTNSDNGPLGHHRNNNGHHHHHHHYHSNGHQASSGHAGYRDENRVPPSACTEEYDEIDQIYDYVRGFAPLPKSVRSPYENPLPATQGNSPPLTPVTVTIAPLLDDRPEPPPIETIPTKKIQAEKRTRRAVKEAPQPRVEKPPLAKLYVKNSGTQRGRPLMRQKSASPLKETPPGYKGGSPLFNIRYKSLTNLQQAMELDGTLDSSHSGGRTSGDSGAGAKLPEKRSRRLSRPRSLTNLVWELRGGSGLGCTRPETPPPTTAAPLPPTKCGPRLAVTVVAPRRVGTLYL from the exons ATGGCCGCGACGGACGGTCAGATCGTGGTAGCAGCGGCCCGGTGGGCCGAGGAAGCAACATACCTTCGGGAATTTGTCTCCAAGTACCGCCTACCCGCGGTAATCAAGATCACTAAAGGCCAATACGGCGGTCTAGGAGTTCCAACCTTACCAGCGCCAAGTTTGCAGAGCACAGCCTTGTTGGTCTCAGCAGGACGTCGTCGTAAAATCGTAGCCCAAGCAGTGAAGATCAAAGAGGGTCGTCGAGTGGTCGGTGTAGGTCCACGATTGGCAATCCCGGACTCTTACGCCGGGTACTTCGAGATCCTGAGTGAAGAAGGTCGAGCAGTCCGAGGGATCGAATCTGTTAGCGAGCTATGCCGAAGATGTCCCGAAGAGGGTGCATTGGTTCGAGAAACGGTTCGCGGGATAGCCTGCAGGGTGGACGACGACACGGGGATGGTAGTCCCGGAGGGTACGAGGACTCTGGCGGCTGGCGAGACGATCGTGACGGCAGGTGAGGTGAGTCTACCTGGCCGTGGTCGATTTTTACGCTGCGTGGATTGTCGTGGCGAGAGTGTTCTTCTTGGCATGGAGCAGCGAGGTCGCTTCAGCGCTTTGGCACGTGAGGACAACATCAGCGGCGTGCATACAGCCCGGGCGTTGCTCAGCAAGCGCCTGCCTTTGACAGTGCGACTGGTGCACGGCCAGCCTCCCAGAGGTCTGAAGTCTTCCTCGCAGTTCGTCCCTGAGCTCAGGCTGCTGTCTACCTTCGAGGAGGAGCATGTATTCGCGCTGCCACTTCAAAGAGAGGGCGCGGCGGTCGCGCTTCCGCTCGCCGCGCCCCTCAAGCTGGTCAAAGCGAGGAATGAAGAAGCCCTCAGGTCTATGCAAGAGTTCACCAGGCTGGTGGAACGCGCGTCCCGGCTTGTAGCCGACGTAGCAGACCGGGCACATGTGCTGGATGGTCGTCTTGGTGAAAGCAAGCCCTCCAGGCAGACCAGAAGCGGAGCAGGCTTCCTCAGGCGGTCGTCCACCAATTCGGACAACGGGCCGCTAGGTCACCACAGGAATAACAACGGACACCATCATCACCATCATCATTACCACAGCAATGGACACCAGGCGTCCTCGGGACACGCGGGATACCGGGATGAGAATCGTGTTCCTCCTTCGGCTTGTACCGAGGAGTACGACGAGATTGATCAGATTTACGACTACGTCCGCGGATTTGCACCCTTGCCGAAGAGTGTCAGGTCTCCTTATGAAAATCCGCTGCCTGCTACACAAGGGAATAGTCCACCTCTCACACCGGTCACTGTCACGATTGCGCCGTTGTTGGACGACAGACCTGAACCACCGCCTATCGAGACCATCCCGACCAAGAAGATTCAAGCGGAGAAAAGGACAAGGCGCGCTGTGAAAGAGGCACCCCAGCCTAGGGTTGAAAAGCCGCCGTTAGCGAAGCTGTACGTGAAGAATAGTGGTACCCAGAGAGGACGTCCATTGATGAGGCAGAAGAGCGCGTCACCGCTGAAGGAGACGCCACCCGGCTACAAGGGAGGATCCCCGCTTTTTAATATTCGATACAAGAGCTTGACTAATCTGCAACAGGCTATGGAGCTGGATGGGACCCTGGACTCTAGCCATTCTGGAGGGAGGACGTCGGGGGACTCTGGTGCTGGCGCTAAGCTGCCGGAAAAAAG ATCGCGGCGTCTGAGCAGACCCCGTTCGCTGACGAACCTAGTGTGGGAGCTACGCGGCGGAAGTGGATTAGGTTGTACCAGACCGGAAACCCCGCCACCAACCACAGCAGCTCCACTGCCACCGACTAAATGTGGACCACGTCTGGCTGTCACCGTGGTGGCACCGCGACGCGTCGGCACGCTCTACCTCTAA